The following proteins come from a genomic window of Malus domestica chromosome 02, GDT2T_hap1:
- the LOC103426702 gene encoding cucumber peeling cupredoxin-like, with protein sequence MELVKLVFNWTETWDHNVGEIATNEEYDSCSSDPGIVLGPGVRTVLNSTSSRFFICTVGDHREQGQKVSITVGSPTTTSSLLAPPPPSSHASSLTTTTLRTFVGLIPTLVAVISFVA encoded by the exons ATGGAACTGGTAAAACTTG TGTTCAATTGGACTGAAACGTGGGACCATAATGTGGGGGAAATAGCAACAAACGAAGAATATGATAGCTGCAGTAGTGACCCTGGGATCGTACTGGGACCAGGAGTAAGGACGGTACTCAATTCTACCAGTTCCCGCTTCTTCATCTGCACCGTTGGTGACCACCGCGAGCAAGGCCAAAAGGTCAGCATCACCGTTGGATCACCAACCACCACCTCTTCTCTGTTAGCTCCTCCACCACCATCCTCCCACGCTTCATCTCTCACTACCACTACTCTTCGTACTTTCGTTGGGCTCATCCCCACACTTGTAGCAGTAATTTCCTTCGTCGCTTAA
- the LOC103447975 gene encoding umecyanin-like has protein sequence MVSQKGLIGCLLLVVVALWKGATAETYKVGDDLGWTIPPAGSVAYSTWANAKRFQIGDTIEFKWSGEHRVAEVTQADYDSCSKDNPLGFYDSSPTRIVLTSNLTRYFICTEDSHCSRLGQKVTIRIGGDYSSSGDNDDDDHWWEWNGASSLSLNIVALILCTALVISFLSIN, from the exons ATGGTGAGTCAGAAGGGATTGATCGGTTGTTTGCTTCTTGTTGTAGTGGCCTTGTGGAAGGGTGCCACAGCTGAAACCTACAAAGTTGGGGATGATTTAGGCTGGACTATTCCTCCAGCTGGCTCTGTTGCCTATTCCACCTGGGCTAACGCAAAGAGATTTCAGATTGGTGATACAATAG AATTCAAATGGAGCGGGGAACACAGAGTAGCTGAAGTAACACAGGCTGATTACGATAGCTGCTCAAAGGACAACCCTCTTGGTTTCTATGATTCCAGCCCTACAAGAATTGTACTGACGTCCAACTTGACCCGTTACTTCATATGCACGGAAGATAGTCACTGCAGTAGATTAGGGCAGAAGGTGACTATCAGAATTGGAGGAGATTATTCTTCATCAGGAGATAACGATGATGATGATCATTGGTGGGAATGGAACGGCGCTTCTTCTCTCAGCCTTAATATTGTTGCCCTAATCCTCTGCACTGCACTAGTCATCTCCTTCCTTAGCATTAACTAA